The following coding sequences lie in one Phragmites australis chromosome 8, lpPhrAust1.1, whole genome shotgun sequence genomic window:
- the LOC133927080 gene encoding uncharacterized protein LOC133927080 isoform X4, with product MDPHPPFDHPHHRRAHPGHHYPDQHRHHYPDQHHHLAGGVGGAAPARSRYDYDSHPIQYLPSDHQQQHHHLLPRVHHPPLPPQPQPPPPPPPPPPHHHHDAPHYAALPLRAAPEPYSPPLYPPPHHQYHQQRHGSDDFRAADEIRRVPSHQHHHPQQQQQLHHQPPQLPWEEAEEERRRYAALQQRLLPPDSRKRHRCAIHDSGDIESTSSTGPPPRRQRQHLHTSYPPDDSFVYRTTTYPGYSRHEGFVAHSDCKGNRKMPTSTSTMLPGSPHSMDAGCPRRTPQKSAPARVCVWQRIEENLPVYAPPSSPRQVLKEVHISPCKTKNTGTALKELASVISLDCKVKSSDSKDSGDNAGLKKSTGKKNEKVLASVLVKPSPEPKEKERAVKKVTMKTDKVQNNVVGFTSGSLGSTACPGAGVKQVKKIFIKKIVRKISAKDKQTSTSIVSDRKDSIDVNSNACEKEEGEITTSSFEKDVIYAHNLVSTSDTTGVGNSVEADKEQNDDLMNLSKSNAASAIEPTDILDTASVSGSQHPEKEDDRSFMNSSDINAASVIKSTKVLGTTRNEHYGKEEDMDSMDSGGENAALLCGNGNSHKEEGMSVSGLMNVAVSKVMSENNAVSVDVVKDDTKDDTRPVCGSENGRREDSNILIGSNEEGELLVNNSFSSPSTAEVSVAACKDVHRKEGIILMGSSEMCVASLGDSVKASTSVTHHEKAPNTLEVSMNGNIQKKESQMPVDSSASQTIQHVEAPNTAKVFINEFVGSEVGKSPMESNEMHLGTFDNSVYTPEFVVAGGTDDSCIQELLHDEKTALNKTDLHLEVADMEFSDLSLSRNVESRIVPLDSDPMEDSSGAVILNNDVGKNTTSEAPELMHLHRAHLSPDNNLSLLHSCDFTSVSGNSEHSVPTALTLGNNIYFSSADSEGQPEENHKLMEGNQGLNVVTVAEFGNIDKRKGESGNDLINAGVQNWLTLPLAANYVNNDAAVSMDRFGLDQIVDERTSVCQDHDSMPDMDQRGSIDAFFCQGHSLKLCGSNMPQSDLLAPKERNKDVENESGIVLPGSSVSSADVLGQYSYRTRDKPIDNTKKPILISSQSAGATGGGLASSQVYVDLDHTYRSNTEDPVIESSTKPDLLPSWIKAIVSEAKKERHPCQSTLFSISSPDKLLGPKEDTKKAVSDSVVISAVISPPRMNITSSTIPKVPSKQVALPSSSREAPRLNQNARHRTWHRDNMSSSNSSLHASQPSGLPPKLPLKKNGKTQNSYIRKGNALIRNPATGNHPHSSSSLDAQNKLSRPVMLRSLNFVRKVDLNDAVAHSNISVERPKTPPLPLHTKSISCTMNLSEPLYPTLQKQQVLETEKEDSIGQVYSVVDNPSVISVQKSEPLDASKVVYVRPKSNQLVSAQGQQLGDSTNSSMDKVHSLQPSITSDLYFKKRKNQIVLGSSTSDVPSAKYMSQAENLNSGESKVLMFASSNNNITVAKDRPNKALQITNTVGSFSHVWTLSGQHPQKKPFVGTSHMKAFPRILPWKRKVFCQNIRRSYSPLLSTSSLGIVRKLLQTRKRGTIYTVSTDGFSLRKSGVLSIGGSSLKWSRSLDKDSQKINEDATLAVAEVERKKRGKRKRQSLRNKGRNDQYSVPVAANHLRNNDKASSDSRVSSTCNDRYVRVNKGNQLVRNPKKVIRMLASEKVRWSLHTVRSRLAKKQQYCQFFTRFGECKKSGGKCSYIHDRAKVAICTKFLKGLCSNTSCKLTHKVLPERMPDCSYFLRGLCTNTACPYRHVKVNSNAPVCEAFLKGYCADGDECRKKHSYVCPTFEATGECPQQSRCKLHHPQKIIKSKRSRVETLHNSWGRYFDTSIDHDSEERVVSSEEERQKWEHVSGGDLADFIDLGADSDGAVDVDASDDIQLLELDSGNLKMQADNLDALIKPLGIMRTARV from the exons ATGGATCCGCACCCGCCCTTCGACCACCCgcaccaccgccgcgcccaCCCCGGCCACCACTACCCCGACCAGCACCGCCACCACTACCCCGACCAGCACCACCACTTGGCCGGCGGTGTCGGCGGCGCTGCCCCCGCGCGGTCCAGGTACGACTACGACTCCCACCCGATCCAGTACCTCCCTTCCGACCACCAGCAACAGCACCATCACCTCCTCCCGCGCGTCCACCacccgccgctgccgccccagccccagcccccgccgccgccaccacctcccccGCCACACCACCACCACGACGCCCCACACTACGCCGCCCTCCCGCTCCGCGCCGCACCGGAACCATACTCCCCGCCGCTGTATCCCCCTCCCCACCACCAGTACCACCAACAGCGTCACGGAAGCGACGACTTCCGCGCCGCCGACGAGATCCGCCGCGTCCCCAGCCACCAACACCACCatccgcagcagcagcagcagctccatCACCAGCCGCCCCAGCTCCCATGGgaggaggctgaggaggagaggCGCCGCTATGCCGCCCTCCAGCAGCGGTTATTACCGCCCGACTCGCGGAAGAGGCACCGCTGCGCCATACACGACTCGGGTGACATCGAGAGCACCTCCAGCACTGGTCCACCTCCCCGCCGCCAGAGGCAGCACCTGCACACCAGCTACCCTCCGGATGATAGTTTTGTATATAGGACAACCACCTATCCGGGTTACAGCAGGCATGAGGGCTTCGTGGCGCACAGCGACTGTAAGGGTAACAGGAAGATGCCGACATCCACATCGACTATGCTGCCTGGCTCACCTCACTCTATGGATGCTGGGTGTCCAAGACGCACCCCGCAGAAGAGTGCCCCTGCGAGAGTGTGTGTGTGGCAGCGGATTGAGGAGAATCTCCCAGTGTATGCGCCCCCGTCTTCTCCGCGGCAGGTGCTAAAGGAAGTGCATATTTCACCCTGCAAGACGAAGAACACTGGGACTGCATTGAAGGAATTGGCCAGTGTGATTTCTCTGGATTGCAAGGTGAAGAGTTCTGATTCTAAGGATAGTGGTGATAATGCAGGATTGAAGAAGAGTACtggaaagaaaaatgagaaggtGTTGGCCTCGGTGCTTGTGAAGCCTTCACCAGAGcccaaggaaaaagaaagggcTGTTAAAAAGGTCACCATGAAGACTGATAAGGTTCAAAATAATGTTGTGGGTTTCACTAGTGGAAGTCTGGGCTCGACTGCTTGTCCTGGAGCTGGTGTGAAgcaagtgaaaaaaatattcatcaagaAGATTGTTAGGAAGATCAGTGCTAAAGATAAACAAACGAGTACTTCAATAGTCTCAGACAGGAAGGATAGTATCGATGTGAACTCAAATGCTTGTGAGAAGGAAGAAGGTGAGATCACAACGTCATCTTTTGAAAAGGATGTTATTTATGCACACAATTTGGTCAGCACTAGCGATACAACTGGTGTTGGTAATAGTGTGGAGGCTGACAAGGAACAAAATGACGACTTGATGAATCTGAGCAAAAGCAATGCTGCTTCAGCCATTGAACCTACAGATATTCTTGATACAGCAAGTGTTAGCGGGAGTCAACATCCTGAAAAAGAAGACGATAGAAGCTTCATGAATTCAAGTGATATTAATGCTGCTTCAGTCATTAAATCTACTAAAGTACTTGGTACAACTAGGAATGAGCATTATGGGAAAGAAGAGGATATGGATTCCATGGATTCAGGTGGTGAAAATGCTGCTCTTCTGTGTGGGAATGGTAACTCTCATAAGGAAGAGGGCATGTCTGTTTCAGGTTTAATGAACGTTGCAGTTTCTAAGGTTATGAGTGAAAATAATGCTGTCTCTGTGGATGTAGTTAAGGATGATACAAAAGATGATACAAGGCCAGTTTGTGGAAGTGAGAATGGCAGGAGGGAAGATAGTAATATATTGATTGGTTCAAATGAAGAAGGTGAGCTCCTTGTAAATAATTCCTTTAGTAGTCCTAGTACAGCTGAAGTTAGTGTGGCCGCGTGCAAGGATGTTCACAGAAAAGAGGGTATTATTTTGATGGGTTCAAGTGAAATGTGCGTTGCTTCTTTAGGTGACTCCGTCAAAGCTTCTACTTCTGTGACACACCATGAGAAGGCTCCTAATACATTGGAAGTTAGCATGAATGGGAATATTCAGAAGAAAGAGAGCCAGATGCCCGTTGATTCAAGTGCTTCTCAAACAATACAGCATGTAGAAGCTCCTAATACAGCTAAAGTTTTTATCAATGAGTTCGTTGGGAGTGAAGTGGGTAAGAGTCCCATGGAGTCAAATGAAATGCATCTTGGCACTTTTGATAATTCTGTGTATACTCCAGAATTTGTTGTAGCTGGTGGAACTGATGATAGCTGCATTCAAGAGCTTCTCCATGATGAGAAAACTGCTTTAAATAAGACAGATTTGCACCTGGAAGTTGCAGATATGGAGTTCTCGGATCTGTCATTATCCAGAAATGTAGAGAGCAGAATTGTGCCGCTGGATAGTGATCCCATGGAGGATTCCTCTGGTGCTGTTATTTTGAATAATGATGTAGGAAAGAACACTACATCTGAAGCACCAGAACTGATGCATCTTCATAGAGCACATTTGTCTCCTGACAACAATTTATCCTTGTTACATTCCTGTGATTTTACATCTGTATCTGGTAATAGTGAGCACTCTGTTCCTACAGCTCTGACCCTTGGTAATAATATCTATTTCAGTAGTGCTGACAGTGAGGGACAGCCTGAGGAAAACCATAAGCTAATGGAAGGAAACCAAGGATTGAATGTTGTGACGGTGGCGGAATTTGGTAATATcgacaaaagaaaaggtgaatcTGGCAATGACTTGATCAATGCTGGTGTTCAGAACTGGTTGACTTTACCACTGGCAGCCAACTATGTAAATAATGATGCTGCTGTTAGTATGGATAGGTTTGGTTTGGACCAGATTGTGGATGAACGCACTTCTGTTTGTCAGGATCATGATAGTATGCCAGATATGGACCAGCGTGGGAGTATTGATGCGTTCTTTTGTCAGGGTCACAGCCTTAAGCTATGTGGTAGCAATATGCCACAATCTGACTTGTTGGCACCCAAAGAGAGAAATAAGGATGTTGAGAATGAGAGTGGCATTGTTCTCCCAGGCTCTTCTGTTAGTTCTGCAGATGTTTTAGGTCAATATAGCTATCGCACGAGGGATAAACCTATAGATAACACTAAGAAACCCATTCTCATATCTTCACAATCTGCTGGTGCAACAGGTGGAGGGTTAGCTTCTTCTCAGGTATATGTTGATCTCGATCACACCTATCGCAGTAATACTGAGGATCCTGTGATTGAGTCAAGCACAAAGCCTGATTTGTTACCTTCTTGGATCAAAGCCATTGTTTCAGAAGCTAAAAAAGAACGTCATCCATGCCAATCCACTCTATTTTCTATTAGTTCTCCAGACAAGTTATTAGGACCAAAGGAGGATACCAAGAAGGCAGTGTCGGATTCAGTAGTAATCTCTGCAGTAATATCTCCTCCCAGGATGAATATAACAAGTTCCACAATTCCCAAGGTACCTAGTAAGCAGGTGGCTTTGCCCAGTTCATCCCGAGAGGCCCCTCGCTTAAACCAGAATGCAAGGCACAGAACATGGCATCGTGACAATATGTCATCTTCTAATTCATCTTTGCATGCTTCGCAGCCTTCAGGATTGCCCCCTAAACTACCACTGAAGAAGAATGgcaaaactcaaaactcttaTATCCGCAAGGGTAATGCCCTCATTAGAAATCCAGCTACCGGAAATCATCCTCATTCTTCTTCTAGCCTGGATGCTCAAAATAAGTTGAGTAGGCCCGTTATGCTGAGAAGCTTGAACTTTGTCAGGAAAGTTGATTTAAACGATGCTGTAGCACATTCTAATATTTCAGTTGAAAGACCCAAGACTCCACCTTTGCCACTTCACACCAAATCCATCAGTTGCACTATGAACCTTTCAGAGCCATTGTATCCGACATTGCAGAAGCAGCAGGTTCTTGAAACCGAAAAGGAAGATTCTATTGGGCAGGTTTATTCAGTTGTTGACAACCCAAGCGTTATTAGTGTTCAGAAATCTGAACCCCTGGATGCTAGTAAAGTGGTTTATGTAAGACCAAAGTCAAATCAATTAGTTTCTGCACAGGGGCAACAACTTGGTGACTCAACTAACAGTTCGATGGATAAGGTTCATTCATTGCAGCCATCCATAACATCTGATCTCTActtcaagaaaaggaaaaatcagATTGTTTTGGGTTCCTCCACTTCTGATGTTCCGAGTGCAAAATATATGTCTCAGGCTGAGAATTTAAACTCAGGTGAGAGTAAAGTTCTAATGTTTGCATCCTCCAACAATAATATAACTGTGGCCAAGGACAGACCAAATAAAG CTCTTCAGATAACAAATACGGTGGGAAGTTTCTCTCACGTGTGGACACTTAGTGGACAACATCCACAGAAGAAACCTTTTGTGGGAACTAGTCATATGAAGGCCTTTCCACGTATACTTCCATGGAAAAGAAAAGTATTCTGCCAGAACATCAGACGCAGTTACTCTCCATTGTTGAGTACAAGCTCCTTAGGAATAGTCAG AAAACTACTGCAAACAAGGAAGAGAGGTACGATTTATACTGTCTCTACTGATGGATTCTCTCTACGGAAATCTGGGGTGTTAAGTATAGGTGGATCaagtttgaaatggtcaaggtCCCTTGATAAAGATTCTCAAAAGATCAATGAG GATGCTACGCTTGCAGTTGCTGAagtagaaagaaagaaaagagggaaGAGAAAGCGACAATCTCTCCGTAACAAGGGAAGAAATG ATCAATACTCTGTACCTGTTGCTGCCAATCACTTAAGAAATAACGACAAAGCATCTTCAGATTCAAGGGTGTCATCAACTTGCAACGA CAGATATGTGCGCGTTAACAAGGGTAACCAACTGGTCAGAAATCCAAAGAAAGTAATCCGCATGCTAGCAAGTGAGAAAGTAAGATGGAGTTTGCACACTGTTAGATCACGCTTGGCGAAGAAACAACAGTACTGCCAATTCTTCACTCGCTTCGGCGAGTGTAAAAAATCTGGGGGCAAGTGTTCCTATATTCATGACCGAGCTAAAGTGGCTATCTGTACTAAATTTCTTAAAGGCTTGTGTTCTAATACTAGTTGCAAACTGACTCACAAG GTCCTTCCAGAAAGAATGCCTGATTGTTCTTACTTTCTGCGAG GACTCTGTACCAACACAGCCTGTCCCTATAGACATGTGAAAGTGAACTCGAATGCACCTGTTTGTGAAGCTTTTTTGAAGGGATACTGTGCTGATGGTGATGAG TGTCGTAAAAAGCACAGCTATGTATGCCCCACCTTTGAGGCTACTGGAGAGTGCCCACAACAATCAAGATGCAAGCTTCATCACCCccaaaaaataatcaaatccAAGAGAAGCAGAGTAGAGACCCTCCACAACAGCTGGGGCCGGTATTTTGACACAAGCATTGACCATGACAGTGAGGAAAGGGTAGTTTCTTCAGAAGAAGAGCGGCAGAAATGGGAACATGTCTCTGGTGGGGACCTTGCTGACTTCATTGACCTTGGTGCGGATAGTGATGGTGCTGTGGATGTGGATGCTTCGGATGACATACAACTTTTGGAATTGGACTCGGGGAATCTCAAGATGCAGGCTGATAATCTTGATGCGCTAATCAAGCCACTTGGGATAATGAGAACAGCAAGAGTTTGA